One Brassica oleracea var. oleracea cultivar TO1000 chromosome C7, BOL, whole genome shotgun sequence genomic window carries:
- the LOC106306007 gene encoding nephrocystin-3 isoform X1 — protein sequence MEIGESHDRGKEDSAAVQASPRSPLSSIDLAMDGAMNASIEQLYHNVCEMESSDDQSPSRASFISYGAESRIDLELRHLVGGDVGERKKDVVLEKKEESNEGSKNREGSLSRKKPEKLAKTSPNAKLRISSRKSPDLRKVSVDEESPELGPLLLKQAREMVSSGENLNRALDLALRAVKAFEKRAEGELNLVMSLHILAAIYAGLGKYNEAVPVLERSIEIPMIEDGEDHSLAKFAGCMQLGDMYGLMGQVENSLLLYTAGLEIQRQVLGETDPRVGETCRYLAEAHVQAMQFEEASRLCQMALDIHKENGSTATASIEEAADRKLMGLICDAKGDYEVALEHYVLASMAMSSQNHREDVASIDCSIGDAYMSLARFDESIFAYQKALAVFKQSKGESHSSVASVYVRLADLYNKIGKLRDSKSYCENALRIYLKPSPGTPMEEVATGFIEISAIYQSMNELDQALKLLRRALKIYVNAPGQQNTVAGIEAQMGVISYMMGNYPESYNIFKSAVSKFRNSGEKKTAMFGIALNQLGLACVQRYAINEAADLFEEAKGILENEYGPYHPDTLAVYSNLAGTYDAMGRLEDAIEILEYVVGTREEKLGTANPEVEDEKQRLAALLKEAGRGRSKRNRALLTLLDKNPEIEPNCGQRPVY from the exons ATGGAGATAGGAGAGAGCCATGACAGAGGTAAAGAAGACTCGGCCGCCGTTCAAGCGTCACCGAGGAGTCCTTTAAGCTCCATAGATCTCGCCATGGACGGCGCCATGAACGCTTCCATCGAGCAGCTTTATCACAACGTCTGCGAAATGGAGAGCTCCGATGATCAATCCCCGTCGAGGGCGAGTTTCATTTCATACGGAGCCGAGTCGAGAATCGATCTGGAGCTGAGGCATCTCGTGGGAGGAGATGTTGGAGAGAGAAAGAAAGACGTTGTCTTGGAGAAGAAGGAAGAAAGCAACGAGGGTAGTAAAAACAGAGAAGGTAGCTTGAGCCGCAAGAAACCAGAGAAACTTGCGAAAACAAGCCCTAATGCGAAACTGAGGATATCTTCGAGGAAATCTCCGGATCTCAGGAAGGTGTCTGTAGATGAAGAGAGTCCTGAGCTAGGGCCGTTGTTATTAAAGCAAGCGAGAGAGATGGTTTCATCTGGCGAAAACCTAAACAGAGCTCTTGATTTAGCGTTACGTGCGGTGAAAGCTTTCGAGAAACGCGCGGAAGGAGAGTTGAATCTGGTCATGTCTCTACATATCTTAGCAGCTATCTACGCCGGTTTAGGCAAATACAACGAAGCGGTTCCCGTTCTCGAACGGTCCATCGAGATACCGATGATCGAAGACGGCGAGGACCACTCCTTAGCTAAATTCGCAGGGTGCATGCAGCTCGGCGACATGTACGGCCTAATGGGCCAAGTCGAAAACTCTCTTCTCCTCTACACGGCGGGTTTGGAGATTCAAAGACAAGTTCTCGGAGAGACAGATCCACGAGTCGGCGAAACTTGTCGGTACCTAGCAGAAGCGCACGTCCAAGCGATGCAGTTCGAAGAAGCCTCAAGACTCTGTCAAATGGCGTTGGACATACACAAAGAGAACGGTTCCACCGCTACAGCTTCCATCGAAGAAGCTGCCGATAGAAAACTAATGGGCCTCATCTGCGACGCCAAAGGCGACTACGAGGTCGCCCTCGAGCATTACGTTCTAGCGAGCATGGCTATGTCCTCACAGAACCATAGAGAAGACGTTGCGTCTATAGATTGTAGCATCGGCGACGCCTACATGTCTCTAGCTAGGTTTGACGAGTCGATATTCGCGTACCAGAAGGCTTTGGCTGTTTTTAAGCAGTCCAAAGGTGAGAGTCACTCCTCCGTTGCTTCGGTCTACGTCAGGCTTGCTGATCTCTACAACAAGATAGGGAAGCTGCGAGATTCGAAGTCCTACTGCGAAAACGCGCTTAGGATATACCTAAAGCCGTCTCCGGGGACTCCGATGGAAGAGGTTGCGACTGGTTTTATAGAGATCTCCGCGATTTATCAGTCGATGAACGAGCTTGACCAAGCTCTTAAGCTGCTGAGACGCGCGTTGAAGATATATGTGAATGCTCCGGGTCAGCAGAACACGGTTGCTGGTATTGAGGCTCAGATGGGTGTGATCTCTTACATGATGGGGAACTATCCCGAGTCTTACAACATCTTCAAGAGCGCGGTTTCGAAGTTTCGAAACAGCGGAGAGAAGAAGACGGCTATGTTTGGGATCGCTTTGAACCAACTGGGGCTTGCGTGCGTCCAACGTTACGCGATCAACGAAGCTGCGGATTTGTTTGAAGAGGCGAAAGGGATTCTGGAGAATGAGTATGGGCCGTACCATCCCGACACGTTGGCGGTTTATAGTAACCTTGCCGGAACATACGACGCAATGGGCAG GTTGGAGGATGCGATAGAGATACTAGAGTATGTTGTTGGGACAAGAGAGGAGAAGCTTGGGACGGCGAATCCGGAGGTTGAGGACGAGAAGCAGAGGCTAGCTGCTTTGTTGAAAGAAGCTGGAAGAGGAAGGAGCAAAAGAAACAGAGCACTTCTTACTCTTTTGGACAAGAACCCTGAGATTGAACCGAATTGTGGGCAGAGACCGGTTTATTGA
- the LOC106306007 gene encoding kinesin light chain isoform X2: protein MEIGESHDRGKEDSAAVQASPRSPLSSIDLAMDGAMNASIEQLYHNVCEMESSDDQSPSRASFISYGAESRIDLELRHLVGGDVGERKKDVVLEKKEESNEGSKNREGSLSRKKPEKLAKTSPNAKLRISSRKSPDLRKVSVDEESPELGPLLLKQAREMVSSGENLNRALDLALRAVKAFEKRAEGELNLVMSLHILAAIYAGLGKYNEAVPVLERSIEIPMIEDGEDHSLAKFAGCMQLGDMYGLMGQVENSLLLYTAGLEIQRQVLGETDPRVGETCRYLAEAHVQAMQFEEASRLCQMALDIHKENGSTATASIEEAADRKLMGLICDAKGDYEVALEHYVLASMAMSSQNHREDVASIDCSIGDAYMSLARFDESIFAYQKALAVFKQSKGESHSSVASVYVRLADLYNKIGKLRDSKSYCENALRIYLKPSPGTPMEEVATGFIEISAIYQSMNELDQALKLLRRALKIYVNAPGQQNTVAGIEAQMGVISYMMGNYPESYNIFKSAVSKFRNSGEKKTAMFGIALNQLGLACVQRYAINEAADLFEEAKGILENEYGPYHPDTLAVYSNLAGTYDAMGRLEDAIEILEYVVGTRGEKLGMANPEVEDESRG from the coding sequence ATGGAGATAGGAGAGAGCCATGACAGAGGTAAAGAAGACTCGGCCGCCGTTCAAGCGTCACCGAGGAGTCCTTTAAGCTCCATAGATCTCGCCATGGACGGCGCCATGAACGCTTCCATCGAGCAGCTTTATCACAACGTCTGCGAAATGGAGAGCTCCGATGATCAATCCCCGTCGAGGGCGAGTTTCATTTCATACGGAGCCGAGTCGAGAATCGATCTGGAGCTGAGGCATCTCGTGGGAGGAGATGTTGGAGAGAGAAAGAAAGACGTTGTCTTGGAGAAGAAGGAAGAAAGCAACGAGGGTAGTAAAAACAGAGAAGGTAGCTTGAGCCGCAAGAAACCAGAGAAACTTGCGAAAACAAGCCCTAATGCGAAACTGAGGATATCTTCGAGGAAATCTCCGGATCTCAGGAAGGTGTCTGTAGATGAAGAGAGTCCTGAGCTAGGGCCGTTGTTATTAAAGCAAGCGAGAGAGATGGTTTCATCTGGCGAAAACCTAAACAGAGCTCTTGATTTAGCGTTACGTGCGGTGAAAGCTTTCGAGAAACGCGCGGAAGGAGAGTTGAATCTGGTCATGTCTCTACATATCTTAGCAGCTATCTACGCCGGTTTAGGCAAATACAACGAAGCGGTTCCCGTTCTCGAACGGTCCATCGAGATACCGATGATCGAAGACGGCGAGGACCACTCCTTAGCTAAATTCGCAGGGTGCATGCAGCTCGGCGACATGTACGGCCTAATGGGCCAAGTCGAAAACTCTCTTCTCCTCTACACGGCGGGTTTGGAGATTCAAAGACAAGTTCTCGGAGAGACAGATCCACGAGTCGGCGAAACTTGTCGGTACCTAGCAGAAGCGCACGTCCAAGCGATGCAGTTCGAAGAAGCCTCAAGACTCTGTCAAATGGCGTTGGACATACACAAAGAGAACGGTTCCACCGCTACAGCTTCCATCGAAGAAGCTGCCGATAGAAAACTAATGGGCCTCATCTGCGACGCCAAAGGCGACTACGAGGTCGCCCTCGAGCATTACGTTCTAGCGAGCATGGCTATGTCCTCACAGAACCATAGAGAAGACGTTGCGTCTATAGATTGTAGCATCGGCGACGCCTACATGTCTCTAGCTAGGTTTGACGAGTCGATATTCGCGTACCAGAAGGCTTTGGCTGTTTTTAAGCAGTCCAAAGGTGAGAGTCACTCCTCCGTTGCTTCGGTCTACGTCAGGCTTGCTGATCTCTACAACAAGATAGGGAAGCTGCGAGATTCGAAGTCCTACTGCGAAAACGCGCTTAGGATATACCTAAAGCCGTCTCCGGGGACTCCGATGGAAGAGGTTGCGACTGGTTTTATAGAGATCTCCGCGATTTATCAGTCGATGAACGAGCTTGACCAAGCTCTTAAGCTGCTGAGACGCGCGTTGAAGATATATGTGAATGCTCCGGGTCAGCAGAACACGGTTGCTGGTATTGAGGCTCAGATGGGTGTGATCTCTTACATGATGGGGAACTATCCCGAGTCTTACAACATCTTCAAGAGCGCGGTTTCGAAGTTTCGAAACAGCGGAGAGAAGAAGACGGCTATGTTTGGGATCGCTTTGAACCAACTGGGGCTTGCGTGCGTCCAACGTTACGCGATCAACGAAGCTGCGGATTTGTTTGAAGAGGCGAAAGGGATTCTGGAGAATGAGTATGGGCCGTACCATCCCGACACGTTGGCGGTTTATAGTAACCTTGCCGGAACATACGACGCAATGGGCAG